Proteins from a single region of Elusimicrobia bacterium HGW-Elusimicrobia-1:
- a CDS encoding nickel-responsive transcriptional regulator NikR, translating to MKKIKNAAADRLVRFSVSLEQKLLNVLDSHVRSMNYPTRSEALRDLIKEIAVDKEWTGGARVAAVATIVYDHHRHAVVDKLLEIQHDAGDVIISSQHVHLDCDNCLEIIAVRGPASKIKDFFRRLKTIKGIKHASLSRATLGSQIP from the coding sequence ATGAAAAAAATAAAAAACGCCGCGGCGGATCGTCTTGTCCGTTTCAGCGTATCGCTGGAACAAAAACTGCTCAATGTCCTCGACTCGCACGTGCGTTCAATGAACTATCCCACGCGTTCCGAGGCGCTCAGGGATTTGATAAAAGAAATTGCGGTGGACAAGGAATGGACGGGGGGGGCTCGCGTGGCCGCCGTAGCCACGATAGTGTACGACCATCACAGGCATGCCGTCGTCGATAAACTGCTTGAAATACAACACGACGCGGGCGACGTTATAATATCGTCGCAGCACGTGCATCTTGACTGCGACAACTGTCTTGAAATAATCGCCGTGCGCGGACCCGCGTCAAAAATAAAAGATTTTTTCCGTCGTCTTAAAACCATCAAGGGCATAAAGCACGCGTCTTTGAGCAGAGCCACCCTGGGCTCGCAAATTCCCTGA
- a CDS encoding UDP-N-acetylglucosamine 2-epimerase (non-hydrolyzing): protein MKILSVFGTRPEAIKMAPVALELARRKNRFSSVICVTAQHRRMLDDAMKVFGIKSDYDLDIMQDSQSLTHITTAVLERSGKVMDAEKPDLVLVHGDTTTTLAATLAAYYRRIPAGHVEAGLRTRNIYQPFPEEMNRRLTDAVCELHFAPTKASKNALLAENIAARGIFTTGNTVIDALKTAATLVKKSKRPSLLPDITGKFVLMTCHRRENFGRPLREIFAAVRDFANDSGIRVVYPVHPNPNILPAAKKILGGSKNIRLIEPVDYFTLVELMSGAYFVLTDSGGIQEEAPFLKKPVIVLRNISERPEAVAAGAVIIAGNGYQGVSGAMKRLASDKKLYASMSRGASPYGDGRAAARTLDAIEYYFGLRKKRPADFTDASLNNEYSGRAGFGARQGARSAV from the coding sequence ATAAAAATATTGTCCGTGTTCGGCACCCGTCCGGAAGCCATTAAAATGGCGCCGGTAGCGCTCGAACTTGCCCGACGGAAAAATAGATTTTCAAGCGTAATATGCGTGACAGCGCAGCATCGCCGTATGCTTGACGACGCCATGAAGGTCTTCGGGATCAAATCGGATTATGACCTCGACATAATGCAGGACTCGCAATCCCTTACGCATATAACCACGGCGGTTCTGGAACGCTCGGGTAAAGTTATGGACGCGGAAAAACCCGACCTTGTGCTCGTGCACGGCGATACCACCACGACTCTGGCGGCAACTCTGGCGGCATACTATCGCAGAATTCCCGCGGGCCACGTCGAAGCGGGTTTAAGAACGCGGAATATTTATCAGCCGTTTCCGGAAGAGATGAACCGACGTCTCACCGACGCCGTTTGCGAACTGCACTTTGCTCCGACGAAGGCCTCAAAAAATGCCCTGCTCGCGGAGAATATCGCCGCGCGCGGCATCTTCACCACCGGCAACACGGTCATCGACGCTCTGAAAACGGCCGCGACCCTGGTGAAAAAATCAAAGCGGCCTTCGCTGTTGCCGGATATCACCGGGAAGTTCGTTCTTATGACCTGCCACCGGCGGGAGAATTTCGGCAGGCCGCTGCGCGAGATTTTCGCGGCCGTGCGGGATTTTGCAAACGACTCCGGGATACGGGTCGTCTACCCCGTTCATCCTAATCCGAACATACTCCCGGCCGCCAAAAAGATTCTCGGGGGTTCCAAAAATATCCGCCTCATCGAACCTGTGGATTATTTCACCCTGGTCGAATTGATGTCGGGAGCGTATTTCGTTCTGACGGATTCGGGAGGAATTCAGGAAGAGGCGCCTTTTTTGAAAAAGCCGGTGATTGTGCTGCGGAATATTTCCGAAAGACCGGAGGCCGTGGCCGCCGGCGCGGTCATTATTGCCGGCAACGGCTATCAAGGCGTGAGCGGGGCGATGAAACGTCTGGCATCGGACAAAAAACTCTACGCCTCGATGTCGCGCGGCGCAAGCCCTTACGGCGACGGACGCGCGGCGGCAAGAACTCTCGACGCAATCGAATATTATTTCGGATTAAGAAAGAAAAGACCGGCGGACTTTACCGATGCTTCACTAAATAATGAATACAGCGGCCGAGCCGGTTTTGGAGCGAGACAAGGAGCGAGGAGCGCGGTGTAG
- a CDS encoding undecaprenyl-phosphate alpha-N-acetylglucosaminyl 1-phosphate transferase, whose protein sequence is MLLYLTTFMASFAGAVIFVPVSIILAKKFDVLDHPRARKVHRLALPRWGGIGIFLGIASGIAAAFYLFPTFRELLTYNYKGLLLSKQLRGIAFGATAAVITGAIDDKKNIRAATKLLAQIIAAYVAMDFGVRIFGLTIPFYKTVAFPQILQQIVTVIWIIGFMNTINLADGLDGLAAGIVAIAAASFFAVSVILSKGANADLARQLTLSAVMSLGVAGAAVGFLVYNFPPARVFMGDSGALMLGFMLAAISATGTLKSTAFLSLLIPITVVALPILDVCLSIFRRWRKGVKLSAPDKEHIHHKFLGFGWTQREVVLLMYVVTLILANLTVILTIIRK, encoded by the coding sequence ATGCTCCTATACCTGACTACATTTATGGCGTCTTTCGCGGGAGCGGTGATTTTTGTCCCCGTATCCATAATTCTGGCCAAAAAATTCGACGTGCTCGACCACCCCCGCGCGCGCAAGGTGCACCGGCTGGCGCTGCCCCGATGGGGCGGAATCGGAATTTTTCTGGGCATAGCGTCGGGTATCGCGGCGGCATTCTATCTCTTCCCCACTTTCCGCGAACTCCTTACATATAACTACAAGGGTCTGCTTTTGTCAAAGCAACTCCGCGGCATAGCTTTCGGCGCTACGGCGGCGGTCATCACCGGAGCCATCGACGACAAAAAAAATATCCGCGCCGCCACCAAACTTCTGGCGCAGATAATCGCCGCCTACGTGGCGATGGATTTCGGCGTGCGCATATTCGGGCTTACGATACCTTTCTACAAAACCGTCGCTTTCCCGCAAATTCTTCAGCAGATAGTGACTGTAATCTGGATAATCGGTTTCATGAACACCATCAACCTTGCCGACGGACTCGACGGCCTGGCAGCCGGAATTGTGGCCATAGCGGCGGCTTCATTTTTTGCCGTGAGCGTAATCCTGAGCAAAGGAGCCAACGCCGACCTGGCGAGGCAACTCACACTTTCGGCGGTGATGTCCCTTGGCGTGGCGGGCGCGGCAGTGGGTTTTCTTGTCTATAACTTTCCTCCGGCCAGAGTTTTTATGGGAGATTCGGGCGCGCTTATGCTCGGCTTCATGCTTGCGGCGATATCCGCCACCGGCACGCTTAAGAGCACCGCATTTCTGTCGCTGTTAATCCCCATTACCGTCGTGGCGCTGCCTATACTCGACGTATGCCTGTCTATTTTCAGACGATGGCGCAAAGGCGTAAAACTATCGGCGCCGGACAAGGAACACATACACCACAAGTTTCTGGGGTTCGGATGGACGCAGCGGGAAGTCGTTCTTCTTATGTACGTGGTCACGCTCATATTGGCCAACTTAACCGTGATTTTGACGATAATAAGGAAATAA
- a CDS encoding uracil phosphoribosyltransferase codes for MKNLKIIQHALVQHKLSVLRNRETRPKDFREVLKEVSALMFYEVTRSVATKAVRIKTPLGMSPGRIVSGKMICLVPILRAGLGMAEGIHPLLPQSRIGHIGLYRDPKTLLPVDYFIKLPRDIDKRLVVLLDPMLATGNSLVEAINILKKENVKKIIYLGILAAPEGIKVVHKYHPEVPLYLAAVDKRLNSHGYIIPGLGDAGDRLFGTK; via the coding sequence ATGAAAAATCTTAAAATTATCCAGCACGCGCTTGTGCAGCATAAACTCAGCGTCCTAAGGAACAGAGAAACGCGTCCCAAGGATTTCCGCGAAGTTCTCAAGGAAGTGTCGGCGCTGATGTTTTACGAAGTGACCCGCAGCGTGGCTACGAAAGCCGTAAGAATAAAGACGCCGCTTGGAATGTCGCCGGGACGAATAGTGTCGGGCAAAATGATATGTCTGGTTCCTATACTCAGAGCGGGGCTCGGCATGGCCGAAGGCATACACCCGCTTCTGCCCCAAAGCCGCATCGGTCATATAGGCCTTTACCGCGACCCTAAAACTCTGCTGCCCGTGGATTATTTCATAAAACTTCCCCGCGACATAGACAAGCGTCTGGTGGTTCTTCTGGACCCGATGCTCGCCACGGGCAACTCGCTGGTAGAGGCGATAAATATCTTGAAAAAAGAAAACGTCAAAAAAATAATTTATCTGGGAATACTGGCGGCGCCCGAAGGAATCAAAGTCGTTCATAAGTACCACCCTGAAGTTCCGCTCTATCTTGCCGCCGTCGACAAACGCTTAAACTCGCACGGTTACATAATACCGGGGCTCGGCGACGCCGGAGACCGGCTGTTCGGCACGAAATAG
- the glyA gene encoding serine hydroxymethyltransferase (catalyzes the reaction of glycine with 5,10-methylenetetrahydrofolate to form L-serine and tetrahydrofolate): protein MTLKKNDPAIYSLIKKELSRQRDGLELIASENFTSTDVMDAQGSALTNKYAEGYPGRRYYGGCQFVDGVEDIARERVKKLFGAEHANVQPHSGTQANMAVYFAVLNPGDTIMGMHLAHGGHLSHGHPASFSGKYFKVIPVNLRKKDLLLDYAEIKRLAVKHRPKLIVAGSSSYSRTIDWGRICSVARSINAYFMADIAHYAGLVAAGVYPSPVPCADFVTFTTHKTMRGPRGGVILCKNKFAKDIDRTIFPGTQGGPLMHVIAAKAVAFKEASSRKFKNYQRQVLANARALSGALERGGFKIISGGTDCHMFMVDVTAVGLTGRDAQNALESAGITVNKNSIPYDKENPAVGSGIRVGTPALTTRGMKEREMEIIGDTMASLLKKHDSAAQKSRAIKTVRALVSKFPLYPRLKI from the coding sequence ATGACGCTTAAAAAAAACGATCCCGCGATATATTCGCTGATCAAAAAAGAACTCTCCAGGCAGCGCGACGGCCTTGAACTGATAGCGTCGGAGAATTTTACTTCGACGGACGTGATGGACGCGCAGGGCTCGGCGCTTACCAATAAATACGCGGAGGGCTATCCCGGCCGCCGTTACTACGGCGGCTGCCAGTTTGTCGACGGAGTGGAAGATATCGCGCGGGAGCGAGTGAAGAAACTTTTCGGCGCGGAGCACGCCAACGTTCAGCCGCACTCGGGAACGCAGGCCAATATGGCGGTGTATTTCGCGGTGCTCAATCCCGGCGATACGATAATGGGAATGCATCTGGCGCACGGCGGACATCTGTCGCACGGACATCCGGCGAGTTTTTCGGGCAAATATTTCAAGGTGATACCGGTCAATCTCCGCAAAAAAGATTTGCTGCTCGACTATGCCGAGATAAAACGTCTTGCGGTAAAACACCGGCCGAAACTCATTGTGGCCGGTTCCTCGTCGTACTCCCGCACGATAGATTGGGGCCGGATATGCTCAGTGGCAAGAAGCATCAACGCCTATTTTATGGCCGACATCGCCCACTATGCGGGTCTGGTGGCCGCCGGCGTCTATCCGTCGCCGGTGCCGTGCGCCGACTTCGTCACTTTTACGACACATAAGACGATGAGAGGGCCGCGCGGCGGCGTCATACTGTGCAAAAACAAATTCGCCAAGGACATCGACCGCACGATATTCCCGGGAACCCAGGGCGGGCCGCTGATGCACGTAATCGCCGCAAAGGCCGTGGCTTTCAAAGAGGCGTCGAGTCGGAAATTCAAAAACTACCAGCGGCAGGTTCTGGCCAACGCGCGCGCTCTGTCCGGCGCCCTTGAACGCGGGGGATTTAAAATAATAAGCGGCGGAACCGACTGCCATATGTTTATGGTCGATGTCACCGCGGTGGGGCTTACCGGCAGGGACGCGCAGAACGCGCTCGAATCGGCCGGAATTACCGTCAATAAAAATTCGATTCCTTACGATAAAGAAAATCCCGCCGTCGGAAGCGGCATACGCGTGGGCACGCCGGCTCTGACCACCCGCGGGATGAAAGAGCGGGAGATGGAAATAATAGGAGACACGATGGCGTCTCTTCTTAAAAAACACGATTCGGCGGCGCAGAAATCACGGGCGATAAAAACCGTGCGGGCGCTGGTATCGAAGTTCCCGTTGTATCCGCGTCTTAAAATTTAG
- a CDS encoding ornithine acetyltransferase — protein MVIFPKGFAAAGTACGIKKTGKKDLALFYSEAPCRAAGVFTKNIFKAAPVIVSKLRVGGMCRAIIANSGNANACTGAAGIKDAVATSREVAEYLNLKPAEVLVASTGVIGHFLPLEKIRKGVKILSKKILDGKNDPGAAAKAIMTTDTFPKSAYATFMSGGKRSTIWACAKGSGMIAPNMATMLSFILTDAAITKNALSRALKKAADASFNRLTVDGDTSTNDTALILANGAAQNRKIDGGRDFAAFSAALRKVCVHLAETLASDGEGATKLMVVNVDGARNDSEAARAAKCVAESPLVKTAVYGRDANWGRVVAALGRSGALVSPAATSVAFGRLKVFERGRPASFSEAAAKKILSAKKVEINIKIGSGKGEAKYFSCDFSEGYIKVNAAYRT, from the coding sequence ATTGTGATTTTTCCCAAAGGATTCGCGGCGGCGGGAACCGCCTGCGGCATAAAAAAAACCGGCAAAAAAGATCTTGCGCTTTTTTACTCGGAAGCGCCCTGCCGCGCGGCCGGCGTTTTCACTAAAAATATTTTCAAGGCGGCGCCGGTCATCGTCTCAAAATTGCGGGTAGGCGGGATGTGCCGCGCCATAATTGCCAACTCCGGCAACGCCAACGCCTGCACCGGCGCGGCCGGAATAAAGGACGCCGTAGCGACATCGCGCGAGGTTGCCGAATATTTAAACCTAAAACCCGCGGAAGTGCTCGTGGCTTCCACCGGAGTGATAGGGCATTTCCTTCCGCTTGAAAAAATCCGCAAAGGCGTAAAAATACTCTCAAAAAAAATCCTCGACGGCAAAAACGACCCGGGCGCCGCCGCAAAAGCCATAATGACCACCGACACTTTCCCGAAGTCGGCATATGCGACGTTTATGTCCGGCGGAAAACGCTCGACAATATGGGCCTGCGCCAAGGGCTCCGGAATGATAGCCCCGAATATGGCCACAATGCTTTCCTTTATACTGACGGACGCCGCCATAACGAAAAACGCGCTGTCGCGCGCGCTTAAAAAAGCCGCCGACGCGTCGTTCAACCGTCTGACGGTCGACGGAGACACGTCCACGAACGACACGGCGCTGATCCTGGCCAACGGAGCGGCGCAAAACCGCAAAATCGACGGCGGACGCGACTTCGCGGCATTTTCGGCCGCGCTCCGAAAGGTCTGCGTTCATCTGGCCGAAACTCTGGCCTCGGACGGCGAAGGCGCCACAAAGCTTATGGTCGTAAACGTCGACGGAGCGCGCAACGACTCCGAGGCCGCGCGCGCCGCAAAATGCGTGGCGGAATCGCCTCTGGTAAAAACCGCGGTCTACGGCCGCGACGCCAACTGGGGACGGGTCGTAGCCGCGCTGGGGCGCAGCGGCGCGCTTGTTTCGCCGGCGGCCACGTCGGTGGCCTTCGGACGCTTAAAGGTCTTTGAGCGCGGACGTCCCGCGAGTTTTTCCGAAGCGGCCGCAAAAAAAATACTTTCGGCAAAAAAAGTCGAAATCAACATAAAAATCGGCTCCGGCAAGGGAGAGGCGAAATACTTTTCCTGCGACTTTTCCGAGGGATACATAAAAGTCAACGCGGCGTACAGAACATGA
- a CDS encoding N-acetyl-gamma-glutamyl-phosphate reductase, whose translation MINAAVIGIGGYTGEELLKILTRHPGVNLAAACARGATVGKKLGDIYPHLTSSRELVCEPADAALISSRCRAAFLALPHSEAAPFAAELSEKGVKVIDLSADFRLKNADVYEQWYKIKHPRADLLSGAVYGMCELNRENIKNAAITANPGCYPTTAILGLAPLLSKKAGSCVLSSIIVDSKSGVSGGGRKFAAQYFQKDHPDHKPYNVAGAHRHIPEIEQELSAITGTDIKITFTPSILPVERGMLSVIYIDMKEPSDTAALTELYKEFYEGEKFIRISDETGLPSVKAVVGTNFCDIAARFDARTNRAVIISAIDNLIKGASGQAAQNFNIMFGLDEAEGIL comes from the coding sequence ATGATTAACGCGGCCGTAATAGGCATAGGCGGATACACCGGCGAAGAACTGCTTAAAATTCTTACCAGACATCCCGGAGTAAATCTGGCGGCGGCCTGCGCCAGAGGCGCGACCGTCGGAAAAAAGCTGGGCGACATATATCCGCATTTGACGTCGTCGCGCGAACTGGTGTGCGAACCGGCCGACGCCGCGCTGATATCTTCGCGCTGCCGGGCGGCGTTCCTTGCGCTGCCGCATTCGGAGGCCGCGCCGTTTGCCGCCGAACTGTCCGAGAAGGGCGTTAAAGTCATAGATTTGAGCGCGGACTTTCGTCTCAAAAACGCGGATGTCTACGAACAGTGGTACAAGATTAAGCACCCTCGTGCGGATCTGCTGTCCGGCGCGGTATACGGAATGTGCGAGCTCAACCGCGAAAATATAAAAAACGCCGCGATAACGGCAAACCCGGGATGCTATCCCACCACGGCTATACTCGGTCTTGCGCCGTTACTTTCAAAAAAAGCCGGGTCGTGCGTGCTATCGTCGATAATAGTGGATTCCAAAAGCGGCGTATCGGGCGGAGGCAGAAAGTTCGCCGCGCAGTATTTTCAGAAAGACCACCCCGACCATAAACCCTACAATGTGGCCGGAGCGCACCGGCACATACCCGAAATCGAGCAGGAGCTTTCCGCCATAACCGGAACAGACATCAAGATTACTTTCACTCCGTCGATATTGCCGGTGGAACGCGGTATGCTTTCGGTGATTTATATCGATATGAAAGAGCCCTCAGACACCGCGGCTCTTACCGAACTCTACAAGGAATTTTACGAAGGCGAAAAATTCATAAGAATTTCCGACGAAACAGGGCTGCCGTCGGTAAAAGCCGTGGTCGGCACCAATTTCTGCGACATAGCGGCCAGATTCGACGCAAGGACGAACCGCGCCGTTATAATTTCGGCAATCGACAATCTCATCAAGGGCGCTTCGGGACAGGCGGCGCAAAACTTTAACATAATGTTCGGGCTCGACGAGGCGGAGGGCATATTGTGA
- the rsmI gene encoding 16S rRNA (cytidine(1402)-2'-O)-methyltransferase yields MSGILHVVSTPIGNSRDITLRALDVLKSADIVFCEDTRQTRKLLVMHGITARLESLFPGNERAKTPGAVRMLQEGKNIAVVSSRGTPAVSDPGFFLIKEAIAAGIKVSPVPGPSAVTAAVCASGAPVGDFVFVGFLKRKTGRLKKQMLGAAASGTSVVFFESAARLAGTLDALAEVFPPDLTRVCVAREMTKVHEEFIRGTLSEVTREISGRDIKGEVTVILSPCAETPVKDEEEKI; encoded by the coding sequence ATGAGCGGCATACTCCACGTCGTCTCTACTCCCATAGGAAACTCGCGGGACATAACCCTCAGAGCCCTCGACGTTCTTAAATCCGCCGACATCGTCTTCTGCGAGGACACGCGCCAGACAAGAAAGCTTCTGGTCATGCACGGCATCACGGCGCGGCTGGAGAGTTTGTTTCCGGGCAACGAGCGCGCAAAAACGCCGGGCGCCGTAAGGATGCTCCAAGAGGGCAAAAATATAGCGGTGGTATCCTCAAGAGGAACGCCCGCGGTCTCCGACCCGGGATTTTTTTTGATAAAAGAGGCCATCGCGGCGGGAATAAAGGTCTCGCCGGTGCCGGGTCCGTCGGCGGTTACCGCGGCGGTATGCGCGTCGGGCGCGCCCGTCGGAGATTTTGTGTTCGTGGGCTTTTTGAAACGAAAAACCGGCAGGTTAAAAAAACAGATGCTCGGAGCGGCCGCGTCCGGGACGAGCGTGGTTTTTTTTGAGTCGGCCGCGCGGCTGGCCGGAACGCTTGATGCGCTCGCCGAAGTGTTCCCCCCCGACCTTACGCGCGTTTGCGTGGCCAGAGAAATGACAAAAGTCCACGAAGAGTTCATAAGGGGCACGCTGTCGGAAGTAACGCGGGAGATTTCCGGGCGCGATATCAAAGGCGAAGTGACAGTGATATTATCGCCGTGCGCCGAGACGCCGGTCAAAGACGAAGAGGAAAAAATATGA
- the pdxA gene encoding 4-hydroxythreonine-4-phosphate dehydrogenase PdxA yields the protein MTKPRLAVTLGDPSGIGPEVVAAALARRDVSTSARVVLVGDPAFVRNRAPSLLRSVEFLKVPAPSGIVAGRPSRAAGIAAIESLAAAVTLAMSGAVDGIVTAPASKVSLALAGSKHTGHTELLREAAGGRHVEMMMTAGNIRAILLTRHIPLSAVSREISAKKIIAAARLYADIFGKSSRLCVCALNPHSGDDGLIGSEETRIITPAVRRLAASGFRVRGPLSSDTAFSNAAAGEFDAVLAMYHDQAMIPLKVLYPRSVVNVTLGLPFVRTSPGHGTACDIAGSGVADESPTAEAIKFAARNWRLFRR from the coding sequence ATGACTAAACCCCGCCTTGCCGTTACCCTCGGCGATCCTTCCGGCATCGGTCCGGAAGTCGTTGCCGCGGCTCTTGCCCGTCGCGATGTGTCGACGAGCGCTCGCGTAGTTCTTGTGGGAGACCCCGCGTTTGTCAGGAACCGCGCTCCATCCCTTCTTCGTTCCGTTGAATTTCTTAAAGTGCCGGCTCCGTCGGGAATAGTCGCCGGCCGGCCTTCCCGGGCCGCGGGCATAGCCGCCATAGAGTCGCTCGCTGCCGCCGTAACACTGGCGATGTCGGGCGCCGTCGACGGTATAGTCACCGCGCCCGCTTCCAAAGTATCGCTGGCGCTGGCCGGCTCAAAACACACGGGACACACCGAATTGCTGCGCGAGGCCGCAGGGGGCCGCCATGTCGAAATGATGATGACCGCCGGAAACATCAGAGCGATACTTCTTACAAGGCACATTCCTCTCTCGGCGGTTTCGCGCGAGATTTCAGCAAAAAAAATCATCGCCGCCGCTCGGCTTTACGCGGACATATTCGGCAAATCGTCGCGCTTGTGCGTTTGCGCCCTCAACCCCCATTCCGGCGACGACGGTCTCATCGGCTCCGAAGAAACCCGAATCATCACTCCTGCCGTGCGACGTCTTGCCGCGTCGGGTTTTCGCGTTCGCGGGCCGCTATCGTCCGACACGGCATTTTCAAACGCCGCGGCCGGCGAGTTCGACGCGGTGCTGGCGATGTACCACGACCAGGCGATGATACCGCTTAAAGTCCTGTACCCGCGTTCCGTCGTCAACGTTACGCTCGGACTTCCTTTCGTGAGGACATCGCCCGGACACGGAACCGCCTGTGACATCGCAGGATCGGGCGTGGCCGACGAATCGCCGACCGCCGAAGCCATAAAATTCGCCGCGCGCAACTGGCGGCTGTTCCGTCGGTAG
- a CDS encoding chloramphenicol acetyltransferase, with protein sequence MAKNRFFNNFIMEKIIDIKNSPRAAHFAFFNDKDYPLYNLCVPVDMTNALAFAKAGGLSIFRVILYTATRAANDVPEFRRRIRPVDTVVEHDVVHPSFTVMAQEDVFSFCTVDYNPDFAVFSGNVERGMSEVKKDVVIADDPARDDFLFITSIPWLSFTAFVHPVHIKKVDSVPRIAWGKYYSDGNGFKLPFSVQVHHALADGVHVAKFFAALEGYFRSPEKIFVAKTA encoded by the coding sequence TTGGCTAAAAATAGGTTTTTCAACAATTTCATTATGGAAAAAATAATCGACATAAAAAATTCGCCGCGCGCCGCTCACTTCGCTTTTTTCAACGACAAGGATTACCCTCTCTATAATTTATGCGTTCCCGTCGATATGACAAATGCTTTGGCCTTCGCCAAAGCGGGCGGGTTGTCGATTTTCAGGGTCATACTCTACACGGCGACCCGCGCGGCCAACGACGTTCCCGAATTCAGAAGAAGGATACGCCCCGTCGATACCGTGGTGGAGCACGATGTCGTTCATCCGTCTTTTACGGTGATGGCGCAGGAAGACGTGTTCAGTTTCTGCACCGTCGATTACAATCCGGATTTCGCGGTGTTTTCCGGCAACGTGGAACGCGGGATGTCCGAGGTAAAAAAAGACGTGGTTATCGCCGACGACCCCGCGCGCGACGATTTTCTTTTTATCACAAGCATACCGTGGCTTTCTTTTACGGCGTTCGTGCATCCCGTGCACATAAAAAAGGTCGATTCCGTCCCGCGCATAGCGTGGGGAAAATATTATTCCGACGGTAACGGGTTCAAACTTCCTTTTTCCGTTCAGGTGCATCACGCCCTTGCCGACGGAGTGCACGTGGCTAAATTCTTTGCGGCGCTGGAGGGTTATTTCAGGTCTCCGGAAAAGATTTTTGTGGCAAAGACAGCTTAG
- the def gene encoding peptide deformylase — MSILKIREYPDKILKKKCRPVAVIDESVKRLIADMLEVMYARGGVGLAANQVGREVRVCVIDVRGDGQKKPMALVNPKVTRRKGRVVSEEGCLSFPGVLADVRRAERIHVEALNADAMPVDFEASGMLSRVIQHETDHLDGKTFLDRLPLHKKLKAYYVYRTLKKAAADK, encoded by the coding sequence ATGTCGATTCTTAAAATCAGGGAATATCCCGACAAAATATTAAAGAAAAAATGCCGTCCCGTCGCAGTTATCGACGAATCCGTTAAACGCCTGATAGCCGATATGCTGGAAGTAATGTACGCCCGCGGCGGAGTGGGGCTGGCCGCCAACCAGGTCGGCCGCGAAGTCCGCGTCTGCGTGATCGACGTGCGCGGCGACGGACAGAAAAAGCCGATGGCGCTGGTCAATCCCAAAGTAACGCGCAGAAAAGGCCGCGTCGTCAGCGAGGAAGGATGCCTGTCCTTCCCGGGTGTTCTGGCCGATGTGCGCCGCGCCGAGCGGATACACGTGGAGGCGCTCAACGCCGACGCTATGCCGGTGGACTTTGAGGCGTCGGGAATGCTTTCGCGCGTCATACAGCACGAAACAGACCATCTCGACGGCAAAACGTTTTTAGACCGTCTGCCGCTGCACAAAAAACTCAAGGCGTATTACGTGTACCGGACGCTTAAAAAAGCCGCCGCGGATAAATAA